The following proteins are encoded in a genomic region of Arachis stenosperma cultivar V10309 chromosome 4, arast.V10309.gnm1.PFL2, whole genome shotgun sequence:
- the LOC130974678 gene encoding uncharacterized protein LOC130974678 — MPKKPRYNCISNAGPDKTQHINIGTEHVAETAESSSEDEDYDPEADEVDSWDDYVDDLYAEEEAVPQNKSNGRKDTDYWNVLVSDDGITRTMSLSVREAIVLPPSRKIILEFNEELQPIGQASGLLSGFLGNLGADFQHFPINEDSWKTMDKALKEHAYETIKRTFLYEEDDKGKIKRVMIQRLGKNWKEARNHLFHKVYDEEESFQLNAKRNPSGIDAQQWKWFIHYRLKESTKKMCKQNYQNRSKQLYTHTGGSKTTARLRDEEEKKQQRRISRGEMFIMTHKKRDGSYMNDDARVVGEAVESIESQGRTSKEISVTDSLAQVLGKEHSGRVRGLGFGPCPSEIIHNTPQSTPRVQIEEYQREVTELKEVAAEQTAEITELKAEKAEDKAKIQIMENLVKYIIQQQGHTLPPEIDAQLKSLGSGAE; from the exons ATGCCTAAGAAACCGCGGTACAACTGTATCTCCAACGCTGGCCCCGACAAAACTCAGCATATAAACATTGGGACTGAACATGTTGCTGAGACTGCCGAAAGTTCTTCGGAGGATGAAGATTATGATCCCGAGGCTGATGAGGTTGACTCATGGGATGATTACGTTGATGACTTATATGCTGAAGAAGAAGCTGTACCCCAGAACAAGTCCAACGGTCGCAAGGATACGGATTATTGGAATGTTCTTGTAAGCG ATGATGGCATCACAAGAACGATGAGTTTGAGCGTCAGAGAGGCCATAGTTCTTCCACCTAGCAGAAAAATCATTTTGGAGTTTAATGAAGAGTTGCAACCGATCGGTCAGGCATCTGGATTATTGAGTGGGTTTCTAGGGAATCTGGGTGCTGACTTTCAACATTTTCCCATCAATGAAGACAGTTGGAAGACAATGGACAAAGCTTTAAAGGAACATGCATATGAGACAATTAAG CGCACCTTCCTGTATGAGGAGGATGACAAGGGAAAAATAAAGCGGGTAATGATTCAAAGGTTGGGAAAAAACTGGAAGGAAGCAAGAAACCACTTGTTTCACAAGGTTTACGACGAGGAAGAGAGTTTCCAATTAAATGCCAAGCGTAACCCATCAGGAATAGATGCACAACAATGGAAATGGTTCATTCACTATCGTTTGAAAGAATCTACAAAG AAAATGTGCAAACAAAATTATCAGAATCGGTCGAAGCAACTATATACACACACTGGGGGCTCTAAGACAACAGCAAGGCTAAGGGATGAAGAG GAGAAAAAACAGCAAAGACGCATCAGCAGAGGAGAGATGTTTATTATGACCCATAAAAAAAGGGATGGCTCATACATGAATGATGATGCGCGTGTTGTTGGA GAAGCGGTTGAGAGTATCGAGAGCCAAGGTAGAACCTCGAAGGAAATTTCTGTTACTGATTCACTTGCGCAAGTCCTTGGAAAGGAGCATTCAGGACGAGTTCGGGGGTTAGGTTTTGGACCATGTCCAAGCGAAATTATTCATAATACTCCACAATCGACCCCTAGAGTGCAAATTGAGGAGTATCAGAGAGAAGTTACAGAATTGAAGGAAGTGGCAGCAGAACAAACGGCGGAGATTACAGAATTGAAGGCAGAGAAAGCAGAAGACAAGGCAAAGATACAGATCATGGAGAACCTGGTGAAATACATCATCCAACAGCAAGGACATACTTTGCCACCTGAAATTGATGCACAGCTTAAGTCATTGGGGAGTGGAGCAGAATAG
- the LOC130974680 gene encoding GDSL esterase/lipase At4g16230-like, translated as MAMDLNRIFIVDSVVVFGVCIVLAMLFKVSTTSQDSSTANFVFGDSLVDVGNNNYIPTLSRANYVPFGIDFGKPTGRFTNGRTIVDIIGEELAMGYTPPYLAPTTVGPVILKGVNYASGGGGILNLTGKIFGGRINLDAQLDNFENTRQDIISSIGVTAAVDLLRRGLFSVTIGSNDFINNYLTPGVTIAEQKLTTPQVFVNTMISRFRMQLTRLFNLGARKIIVVNVGPIGCIPNQRDTNIDAGDNCVTFPNQLAQMFNTQLKGLVAELSANLKGSMFVYADVYTILEDIFSNYMEYGFANPSSSCCSFAGRFGGLVPCGPSSRVCMDRSKYVFWDPYHPTDAANIFIAKRLLDGSHNDIYPMNVRQLFHASS; from the exons ATGGCTATGGATTTGAATAGGATCTTCATTGTTGACAGTGTTGTTGTGTTTGGAGTTTGCATAGTTTTGGCCATGTTGTTTAAGGTTTCAACTACCTCACAAGATTCATCTACTGCAAATTTTGTGTTTGGAGATTCTCTTGTTGATGTAGGAAACAATAACTACATTCCCACTCTCTCAAGGGCTAACTACGTTCCTTTTGGCATTGATTTCGGCAAACCAACAGGGAGGTTCACAAATGGAAGAACCATTGTTGATATCATTG GTGAGGAACTAGCAATGGGTTATACTCCACCTTATTTGGCTCCAACCACAGTTGGACCAGTGATTCTAAAGGGTGTCAACTATGCCTCAGGTGGAGGTGGAATCCTCAATCTCACTGGAAAAATCTTT GGGGGAAGAATAAACTTGGATGCACAATTAGATAACTTTGAAAACACAAGGCAAGACATTATTTCAAGCATTGGGGTTACTGCAGCTGTTGATCTATTAAGAAGAGGACTGTTCTCAGTAACAATTGGTTCAAACGATTTCATCAATAACTATCTAACACCAGGAGTCACCATTGCTGAGCAGAAGTTGACAACTCCACAAGTCTTTGTCAACACCATGATTTCAAGATTCAGAATGCAACTCAct aggTTATTCAATCTTGGAGCAAGAAAAATCATAGTGGTGAATGTGGGGCCCATTGGGTGCATCCCAAATCAAAGGGATACAAACATAGATGCTGGAGATAATTGTGTCACATTCCCCAATCAGTTAGCTCAAATGTTTAACACCCAATTGAAGGGTCTTGTTGCTGAGCTCAGTGCAAATTTGAAGGGTTCAATGTTTGTTTATGCAGATGTTTACACCATCTTGGAAGATATATTCAGCAATTACATGGAATATG GTTTTGCAAACCCATCATCATCTTGTTGTTCCTTCGCTGGGAGATTTGGAGGTTTAGTCCCATGTGGTCCATCATCAAGAGTATGCATGGACAGATCAAAGTATGTGTTTTGGGACCCTTATCATCCAACTGATGCTGCTAATATTTTTATAGCCAAACGTTTGTTAGATGGTTCTCACAATGATATTTATCCAATGAATGTTCGTCAactctttcatgcttcttcatga